One genomic window of Denticeps clupeoides chromosome 14, fDenClu1.1, whole genome shotgun sequence includes the following:
- the LOC114803063 gene encoding macoilin-1 isoform X1: protein MARRTAAGGDVSAGRRCACALRRFTFIHRRRSIKISGCYYPSPSPPPPPPSYLTSRRNMKKRCADGSRQRKMKKIRITEKISESAYTFLKFMIVWTVVLLADFLLEFRLEYLWPCWLFFGSVYTTFHCHGLVICTVFVCAAFTLDVFCLIFVPLHWLFFVASTYVLFNYIWHTEKGICMSTMSLWILLVYTEASLRLKDVKSSHLSHLFAAHCIGYPVVYLGFDVTCYFTGICKLRSQKAVRSQNSFHMHLLQQSLPPGVHMSTPDGNEDSKWRKAESTQYQCASGSVASGETLTRDCLQIERAEKRPDGDQDDVRPRDPQPHTHAEPQEVVPEHLSQEEQAGKSTKASKSSPLKARKTSASTAGPSSGKVEKKQKNASKTVSPNRDTSHPAVYSQHSDQMNKLEQEMRRLKGELQASRQTEQELRSHVCNLTNSERSLRPEVALLRQTNQLLHNKILCLTKSKQRDKQSCAVLEKKARAEAEARATMEKQLAELQEAALCLRSAPNRQEQTESLMLRKKAKELETEYKQLQLDYQVKEGRVLVLEKEVESLQKHRCAEKEVETLLSLLSSLQDKAQHLEYNLSSETRIKLDLFSALGDARRQLEIAQGKLIKQDQEIGEMKQKIAEVMAVSPGVSYVAPSPAMPQYLTKFLNSERYMLNPRALMYQCMKK from the exons ATGGCGCGTCGCACAGCGGCTGGAGGTGATGTAAGCGCAGGTCGTCGTTGCGCATGCGCTCTGCGCCGATTTACTTTCATTCATAGACGAAGAAGCATCAAAATCTCAGGTTGTTATTATCCGTcgccgtcgccgccgccgccgccgccttctTATCTCACGTCGCGCCGTAATATGAAGAAACGGTGCGCGGACGGCAGCAGGCAGCggaagatgaagaagatcaGAATTACGGAGAAGATCTCGGAAAG TGCATACACGTTCCTGAAGTTCATGATTGTCTGGACCGTGGTGCTGCTTGCAGACTTCCTCCTGGAGTTCCGCCTGGAGTACCTGTGGCCCTGCTGGCTGTTCTTCGGCAGCGTTTACACCACGTTCCACTGCCACGGACTG GTCATCTGCACAGTGTTCGTGTGTGCAGCATTCACCCTCGATGTCTTTTGCTTAATATTTGTACCTCTGCACTGGCTGTTTTTTGTCGCCAGCACTTACGTCTTGTTTAACTATATATGGCATACGG AGAAGGGCATCTGCATGTCCACAATGTCTCTGTGGATTCTGCTGGTCTACACAGAGGCTTCTCTCAGGCTGAAAGACGTGAAGAGCTCCCATCTGTCTCATCTCTTCGCCGCTCACTG TATCGGCTACCCGGTGGTCTACCTGGGTTTCGATGTGACCTGCTACTTCACCGGCATCTGTAAGCTGCGCAGCCAGAAAGCCGTCCGCAGCCAGAACAGCTTCCACATGCACCTGCTCCAACAGTCCCTTCCTCCAGGAGTCCACATGTCCACACCAGACGGCAACGAAG ATTCCAAATGGAGAAAAGCAGAGTCCACACAGTACCAGTGTGCCAGTGGCAGCGTGGCGTCAGGCGAGACCCTGACACGAGACTGCCTGCAGATCGAGAGGGCAGAGAAGAGGCCTGATGGGGACCAGGATGACGTTCGGCCCAGAGACCCACAAccgcacacacacgctgagCCACAAGAGGTTGTCCCTGAACACCTATCTCAGGAGGAGCAGGCAGGCAAGAGCACAAAAGCCTCCAAGAGCTCCCCGCTTAAAGCTCGTAAGACTTCAGCCAGCACCGCAGGGCCCTCTAGTGGTAAGgtggagaagaagcagaagaacgCCTCCAAAACGGTCAGCCCAAACAGGGACACAAGCCATCCAGCAGTTTACAGCCAGCACTCCGACCAGATGAACAA ACTGGAGCAGGAAATGAGGCGTCTGAAGGGAGAGCTGCAGGCCAGCAGGCAGACGGAGCAGGAGCTGCGCAGCCACGTCTGCAACCTCACCAACAGCGAGCGCAGCCTGCGGCCAGAAGTCGCCCTGCTGCGGCAAACCAACCAGCTGCTGCACAACAA AATCCTGTGCTTGACCAAGTCTAAGCAGAGGGACAAGCAGAGCTGCGCTGTGCTGGAGAAGAAAGCCCGCGCCGAGGCGGAGGCGCGTGCCACCATGGAGAAACAGCTGGCAGAGCTGCAGGAAGCGGCCTTGTGCCTCCGCAGTGCCCCCAACAG GCAGGAGCAGACTGAGAGCCTTATGTTAAGGAAAAAAGCTAAAGAACTAGAGACAGAGTACAAGCAACTTCAGCTGGACTATCAAGTGAAAGAGGGTCGAGTTCTAGTGCTAGAGAAAGAAGTGGAG TCCCTTCAGAAGCACAGATGTGCAGAGAAGGAGGTGGAGACCCTGCTGTCCCTGCTGTCCTCCCTACAGGACAAGGCACAGCACCTGGAGTACAACCTGAGCTCAGAGACCCGCATCAAACTGGACCTGTTCTCCGCTCTGGGAGACGCTCGGCGTCAGCTGGAGATCGCTCAAG gGAAGCTAATCAAGCAGGACCAGGAGATTGGTGAGATGAAGCAGAAGATTGCGGAGGTCATGGCAGTTTCTCCGGGTGTGTCCTATGTGGCTCCTTCTCCTGCCATGCCTCAGTATCTCACCAAGTTCCTCAACTCAGAGCGCTACATGCTCAACCCCCGCGCACTCATGTACCAGTGTATGAAGAAGTAG
- the LOC114803063 gene encoding macoilin-1 isoform X2: MARRTAAGGDVSAGRRCACALRRFTFIHRRRSIKISGCYYPSPSPPPPPPSYLTSRRNMKKRCADGSRQRKMKKIRITEKISESAYTFLKFMIVWTVVLLADFLLEFRLEYLWPCWLFFGSVYTTFHCHGLVICTVFVCAAFTLDVFCLIFVPLHWLFFVASTYVLFNYIWHTEKGICMSTMSLWILLVYTEASLRLKDVKSSHLSHLFAAHCIGYPVVYLGFDVTCYFTGICKLRSQKAVRSQNSFHMHLLQQSLPPGVHMSTPDGNEDSKWRKAESTQYQCASGSVASGETLTRDCLQIERAEKRPDGDQDDVRPRDPQPHTHAEPQEVVPEHLSQEEQAGKSTKASKSSPLKARKTSASTAGPSSGKVEKKQKNASKTVSPNRDTSHPAVYSQHSDQMNKLEQEMRRLKGELQASRQTEQELRSHVCNLTNSERSLRPEVALLRQTNQLLHNKILCLTKSKQRDKQSCAVLEKKARAEAEARATMEKQLAELQEAALCLRSAPNRQEQTESLMLRKKAKELETEYKQLQLDYQVKEGRVLVLEKEVESLQKHRCAEKEVETLLSLLSSLQDKAQHLEYNLSSETRIKLDLFSALGDARRQLEIAQAVWAAKVPHLSVYLLRSMIE; encoded by the exons ATGGCGCGTCGCACAGCGGCTGGAGGTGATGTAAGCGCAGGTCGTCGTTGCGCATGCGCTCTGCGCCGATTTACTTTCATTCATAGACGAAGAAGCATCAAAATCTCAGGTTGTTATTATCCGTcgccgtcgccgccgccgccgccgccttctTATCTCACGTCGCGCCGTAATATGAAGAAACGGTGCGCGGACGGCAGCAGGCAGCggaagatgaagaagatcaGAATTACGGAGAAGATCTCGGAAAG TGCATACACGTTCCTGAAGTTCATGATTGTCTGGACCGTGGTGCTGCTTGCAGACTTCCTCCTGGAGTTCCGCCTGGAGTACCTGTGGCCCTGCTGGCTGTTCTTCGGCAGCGTTTACACCACGTTCCACTGCCACGGACTG GTCATCTGCACAGTGTTCGTGTGTGCAGCATTCACCCTCGATGTCTTTTGCTTAATATTTGTACCTCTGCACTGGCTGTTTTTTGTCGCCAGCACTTACGTCTTGTTTAACTATATATGGCATACGG AGAAGGGCATCTGCATGTCCACAATGTCTCTGTGGATTCTGCTGGTCTACACAGAGGCTTCTCTCAGGCTGAAAGACGTGAAGAGCTCCCATCTGTCTCATCTCTTCGCCGCTCACTG TATCGGCTACCCGGTGGTCTACCTGGGTTTCGATGTGACCTGCTACTTCACCGGCATCTGTAAGCTGCGCAGCCAGAAAGCCGTCCGCAGCCAGAACAGCTTCCACATGCACCTGCTCCAACAGTCCCTTCCTCCAGGAGTCCACATGTCCACACCAGACGGCAACGAAG ATTCCAAATGGAGAAAAGCAGAGTCCACACAGTACCAGTGTGCCAGTGGCAGCGTGGCGTCAGGCGAGACCCTGACACGAGACTGCCTGCAGATCGAGAGGGCAGAGAAGAGGCCTGATGGGGACCAGGATGACGTTCGGCCCAGAGACCCACAAccgcacacacacgctgagCCACAAGAGGTTGTCCCTGAACACCTATCTCAGGAGGAGCAGGCAGGCAAGAGCACAAAAGCCTCCAAGAGCTCCCCGCTTAAAGCTCGTAAGACTTCAGCCAGCACCGCAGGGCCCTCTAGTGGTAAGgtggagaagaagcagaagaacgCCTCCAAAACGGTCAGCCCAAACAGGGACACAAGCCATCCAGCAGTTTACAGCCAGCACTCCGACCAGATGAACAA ACTGGAGCAGGAAATGAGGCGTCTGAAGGGAGAGCTGCAGGCCAGCAGGCAGACGGAGCAGGAGCTGCGCAGCCACGTCTGCAACCTCACCAACAGCGAGCGCAGCCTGCGGCCAGAAGTCGCCCTGCTGCGGCAAACCAACCAGCTGCTGCACAACAA AATCCTGTGCTTGACCAAGTCTAAGCAGAGGGACAAGCAGAGCTGCGCTGTGCTGGAGAAGAAAGCCCGCGCCGAGGCGGAGGCGCGTGCCACCATGGAGAAACAGCTGGCAGAGCTGCAGGAAGCGGCCTTGTGCCTCCGCAGTGCCCCCAACAG GCAGGAGCAGACTGAGAGCCTTATGTTAAGGAAAAAAGCTAAAGAACTAGAGACAGAGTACAAGCAACTTCAGCTGGACTATCAAGTGAAAGAGGGTCGAGTTCTAGTGCTAGAGAAAGAAGTGGAG TCCCTTCAGAAGCACAGATGTGCAGAGAAGGAGGTGGAGACCCTGCTGTCCCTGCTGTCCTCCCTACAGGACAAGGCACAGCACCTGGAGTACAACCTGAGCTCAGAGACCCGCATCAAACTGGACCTGTTCTCCGCTCTGGGAGACGCTCGGCGTCAGCTGGAGATCGCTCAAG CCGTATGGGCCGCAAAAGTCCCACATCTTAGCGTGTACCTTCTGAGAAGCAtgattgaatga